The genomic interval GATATAGCGGCTGAGGTCGGTATTCTTGGCCAGTTCACCCACATTCTTGCGTACAAAGTCGCCGGTGATTTCGATGGTATCGCCACCGCGATCCGGAGCTTCGAATGAGATGTCTTCGAGGATCTTTTCCATCACGGTCTGCAAGCGACGCGCCCCGATATTTTCCACGGTGCTGTTTAGCTCCACGGCAATATCGGCAATGGTGTCGATGGCATCATCACTAAAGGTAAGGGTCACTTCTTCGGTGGCCATCAATGCCGAATATTGCTTGGGCAAATTGGCTTCCGTGTCGATGAGAATGGCCTTGAAGTCTTCTCTTGTCAGCGCTCGCAGCTCAACCCGGATCGGCAAGCGGCCCTGAAGCTCCGGCAGCAAATCCGATGGTTTGGACACATGGAAGGCCCCCGAAGCGATGAAAAGGATGTGGTCGGTTTTCACTGGACCATATTTGGTGGTAACCGTTGTCCCCTCGATCAGCGGCAGCAAATCGCGCTGTACGCCTTCGCGGGAGACATCAGCGCCCCCCTTGCCTTCTCGTGCGCAGATCTTGTCGATCTCGTCAAGAAAAACAATACCGCTATTTTCTACCAATGATACCGCTTCCGAAATGATTTTATCCTCGTCCAGAAGTTTGTCGGATTCCTCAGTGATCAGCAGCTCGTAGGAGTCTTTTACATGAATCTTGCGCTGCTTGGTGCGCCCGCCGAAGGCTTTGCCAAACATGTCGGACAAGTTCATCACACCCATAGAGCCTCCCGGCATGCCGGGAATCTCGAAGGAAGACATCGGTGAGGAGGTATCTTTCACCTCGATCTCGATTTCCTTTTCATCCAGCAGCCCATCGCGCAGCTTCTTGCGGAAACTGTCTCGCGTGGCAGAGCCGGCGCC from uncultured Cohaesibacter sp. carries:
- the hslU gene encoding ATP-dependent protease ATPase subunit HslU, with the protein product MTNFSPREIVSELDRFIVGQKDAKRAVAIALRNRWRRQQLDDDLREEVLPKNILMIGPTGVGKTEISRRLAKLANAPFIKIEATKFTEVGYVGRDVDQIVRDLIESGIALTREKRRKDVQAKAHGAAEERVLDALVGPGAGSATRDSFRKKLRDGLLDEKEIEIEVKDTSSPMSSFEIPGMPGGSMGVMNLSDMFGKAFGGRTKQRKIHVKDSYELLITEESDKLLDEDKIISEAVSLVENSGIVFLDEIDKICAREGKGGADVSREGVQRDLLPLIEGTTVTTKYGPVKTDHILFIASGAFHVSKPSDLLPELQGRLPIRVELRALTREDFKAILIDTEANLPKQYSALMATEEVTLTFSDDAIDTIADIAVELNSTVENIGARRLQTVMEKILEDISFEAPDRGGDTIEITGDFVRKNVGELAKNTDLSRYIL